In one Nicotiana sylvestris chromosome 8, ASM39365v2, whole genome shotgun sequence genomic region, the following are encoded:
- the LOC104225777 gene encoding uncharacterized protein has translation MEGLVKGLLNVALGNDENDDRNNQSGDRDERSRSTWAQVVSGDQEDEGISSDRKHGYNREEGRYGRNEEWKSSESRPHMMPQKASPQGYERNDDERQDTFNQKEDEGNNDGWETVQKKPTKRHQKVKMDYWDNYKKPVDEQEYSNEVEYGVGMEPSEEELSDLSRACNKLWELDLNRLVPGKDYQIDCGEGKKVYQKEDMAEGCLFSWLSDDVFNKPTYSRFCSLLDNYNPHQGCKENVTPQEKQEQTAFIEEISRTAPIKYLHKYLSLKRVVSGDYEEFKRMMTHLWFDLYSRGGTSASSSAFEHVFVGEIKEHGEKSVSGFHNWLQFYLEEAKGSVDYQGYIFPRRRGEIPDSETQLLTIQFEWNGVLKSVSSSLIGVSPEFEVAIYTLCFFVGGEENHVEIGPYPVNIKCYRLGDNIGSAFPVAEC, from the exons ATGGAAGGATTAGTAAAGGGGTTGTTGAATGTGGCTTTGGGCAATGATGAAAATGATGATAGGAACAATCAATCTGGTGATCGTGATGAACGGTCAAGATCTACTTGGGCGCAG GTGGTGTCAGGGGATCAAGAAGATGAAGGGATTAGCAGCGATCGTAAACATGGATATAATAGAGAG GAGGGGAGATATGGGAGAAATGAGGAGTGGAAATCAAGTGAATCAAGGCCTCACATGATGCCCCAAAAG GCTTCACCTCAGGGGTACGAAAGAAATGACGATGAGAGGCAGGATACTTTCAATCAAAAG GAGGACGAGGGAAACAATGACGGCTGGGAGACGGTCCAGAAAAAGCCTACTAAACGGCATCAAAAG GTTAAAATGGATTATTGGGACAATTACAAAAAGCCTGTTGATGAGCAAGAATATTCAAATGAGGTTGAATATGGAGTTGGCATGGAACCCTCCGAAGAAGAGCTTTCAGATTTATCGAGAGCATGCAACAAGCTTTGGGAACTTGATCTTAACCGCTTAGTTCCAGGAAAGGATTACCAGATTGATTGCGGTGAAGGAAAGAAGGTTTACCAAAAGGAAGATATGGCCGAAGGATGTTTATTTTCCTGGTTGAGTGACGATGTATTTAACAAGCCTACTTATTCTCGTTTCTGTTCCCTTTTAGATAATTATAATCCGCACCAGGGTTGTAAGGAGAATGTAACACCTCAAGAGAAGCAAGAACAAACAGCATTCATAGAAGAGATCAGTAGAACTGCGCCAATAAAATATCTGCACAAGTATCTATCATTGAAACGCGTAGTTTCTGGTGATTATGAAGAGTTTAAGAGAATGATGACTCATCTCTGGTTCGACCTTTATAGTCGAGGTGGTACATCTGCTAGCTCTTCAGCTTTTGAACATGTTTTTGTTGGAGAGATAAAGGAGCACGGGGAAAAATCAGTTTCTGGATTTCACAACTGGCTTCAG TTCTATTTAGAGGAAGCTAAGGGCAGTGTTGACTATCAAGGATACATCTTCCCCCGAAGGCGCGGAGAGATT CCCGACTCAGAGACTCAGTTACTGACCATACAGTTTGAATGGAACGGCGTCCTAAAATCTGTGTCAAGTAGTTTGATTGGAGTTAGCCCTGAATTTGAAGTTGCTATCTACACTCTATGCTTCTTTGTTGGAGGGGAAGAGAACCATGTTGAGATTGGTCCATATCCTGTTAATATTAAATGCTATCGTTTGGGAGATAACATTGGATCTGCTTTTCCTGTGGCTGAGTGTTGA
- the LOC104225776 gene encoding uncharacterized protein yields the protein MGEMVLMREEDVNLDAVRARFSNVLKRHSELAERLSRDSDKSIFERLQREFEAARASQTQELSLEGEQWNDGLLATIRERVHMEAERKAMQMPGDTTQLPNPFHEKITYKVGNKFICCLDGARIGIQYETSFAGESCDLYHCVLESKSFLEKMTVLEHTVPFFLPIREAENEFLSSNAIKFIDHVGDLLQAYVDRREQVRLIKELYGNQIGELYHSLPYHMIEFVLEDFDSKVTVSLRYADLISTLPSGVSVLAWPMHQSKRSSDTIPSSQKGNGVGSHPIPALLTYAEDALRTMSLPEAYAEIVLNLPQALQDMFEHTSST from the exons GAGCTAGCAGAGCGTCTTTCTAG GGACTCTGACAAGTCAATTTTTGAGCGTCTACAGAGGGAATTTGAAGCCGCACGTGCTTCTCAAACTCAAG AACTTAGCTTAGAAGGCGAGCAATGGAATGATGGCTTATTAGCAACAATAAGAGAGCGG GTACATATGGAGGCAGAGAGAAAGGCCATGCAGATGCCAGGGGACACAACCCAGTTGCCAAATCCTTTTCATGAAAAGATTACGTACAAAGTTGGGAATAAG TTTATTTGTTGCTTAGATGGAGCAAGGATTGGCATACAATATGAGACTTCATTTGCAG GCGAATCTTGTGACCTATACCACTGTGTGCTTGAAAGCAAGTCATTTCTTGAGAAGATGACTGTTCTGGAACATACAGTTCCTTTTTTCTTGCCAATACGTGAAGCTGAAAATGAGTTTCTCTCGTCAAATGCAATA AAATTTATTGACCATGTCGGAGATCTCTTGCAAGCCTATGTAGATAGAAGGGAACAG GTTCGGCTTATTAAAGAGCTGTATGGAAATCAAATCGGTGAACTCTATCATAGTCTTCCATACCATATGATCGAGTTTGTGCTTGAAGATTTTGATTC GAAGGTGACAGTTAGTCTGAGATATGCTGATCTGATCTCTACACTTCCCTCTGGGGTTAGTGTCTTGGCATGGCCTATGCACCAATCCAAGAGATCCTCCGATACAATTCCCTCGAGTCAGAAAGGAAATGGAGTAGGAAGTCACCCTATCCCAGCACTTTTAACATACGCAGAGGATGCACTCCGGACCATGAGTCTGCCAGAAG CATATGCAGAAATCGTGTTGAATCTTCCTCAAGCTCTGCAGGACATGTTTGAGCACACAAGCTCTACATAG